In Hahella sp. KA22, one genomic interval encodes:
- a CDS encoding GGDEF domain-containing response regulator, protein MNGMRGDTSLLIIEDSADDRYLYRRLLAKYQEPFSSIEEVESAEEALEILQHHRPICCLLDYQLPGMDGLTFLRKLKKLWIDDMIPVVVLTGQGDESIAVQLMRNGAHDYLVKGDLTAESLHRAIGNAVRTCSLQHQLNYMAHFDALTGLLNRALFLDRLQLAIKKAERNSHECSLFYLDLDHFKPVNDSLGHDAGDALLQAVAGRIKSVVRETDSVARIGGDEFVVLLENVDVNITRSVAEKLLEEVNRPTHIAEHEVAVSSSIGIARYPATAKTAQELLKHADLALYAAKGRGRSTYHEFSQSQKEIWQRKQALEAALPRAIAKGELQPYFQPIVDIPGECLRGFELLSRWPKPDYPNIQAMELIQMVESLGLMEPFNEWLIDEVCRKAVLWTKEFPEISLSINMPANQFHNSYLVDMFRSKLNRYPIDPSVIELEITETTLMRQPDASIRLLNNLHELGLRIAVDDFGTGYSSLAYLTRLPIDILKIDKCFFLEAQHDERNKKVIETVVALGHHLGLKVTAEGIESDKQWNDAKKSRCDLAQGYLFGKPTPCGSQPLKEFMEHFPRIQRKA, encoded by the coding sequence ATGAATGGAATGCGCGGCGACACCTCCCTGTTAATCATCGAAGACTCCGCCGACGATCGCTACCTATACCGAAGACTACTGGCCAAATATCAAGAACCTTTCTCCAGTATCGAAGAAGTGGAAAGCGCGGAAGAGGCGCTGGAAATCCTGCAGCACCACCGACCGATATGCTGTTTACTGGATTATCAACTCCCAGGCATGGACGGCCTGACGTTTCTGCGCAAGCTTAAGAAGTTATGGATCGACGACATGATCCCGGTGGTGGTGTTGACCGGTCAGGGAGACGAGTCCATCGCCGTACAACTGATGCGCAATGGCGCCCATGACTACCTGGTGAAGGGCGACCTGACCGCCGAGTCGCTGCACCGCGCTATCGGCAACGCCGTGCGCACCTGCAGTCTGCAGCATCAATTGAATTACATGGCGCATTTTGACGCGCTGACCGGGCTTTTGAACCGCGCGCTGTTTCTTGACCGCCTGCAGCTGGCGATCAAGAAAGCCGAGCGCAATAGCCATGAATGCAGCCTGTTCTATTTAGACCTGGACCATTTCAAACCCGTCAACGACTCTCTGGGACACGACGCAGGCGACGCGCTGTTGCAAGCCGTCGCCGGCCGCATCAAGTCTGTCGTGCGGGAAACCGACAGCGTAGCCCGCATCGGCGGCGATGAATTTGTCGTGCTGTTGGAGAATGTCGACGTCAATATCACCCGCAGTGTTGCGGAAAAGCTGTTGGAAGAAGTCAATCGGCCCACCCATATCGCGGAACATGAGGTGGCCGTCAGTTCTTCTATTGGCATCGCCCGCTATCCCGCCACGGCGAAAACCGCACAGGAACTGCTGAAGCACGCAGATCTTGCGCTCTACGCCGCCAAGGGGCGCGGACGCTCTACGTATCATGAGTTTTCCCAGTCGCAGAAGGAAATCTGGCAACGCAAACAAGCGTTGGAAGCGGCTTTGCCCAGAGCGATTGCAAAGGGAGAGCTTCAGCCCTACTTCCAGCCCATTGTCGATATTCCCGGTGAATGCCTGCGCGGGTTTGAACTGCTGAGCCGGTGGCCGAAGCCGGATTACCCCAATATCCAGGCAATGGAGTTGATCCAGATGGTGGAAAGCCTGGGATTGATGGAGCCGTTCAATGAATGGCTGATCGACGAGGTCTGTCGTAAGGCGGTGCTATGGACGAAGGAGTTTCCAGAAATTTCGCTTTCTATCAATATGCCGGCCAATCAGTTCCATAACAGCTATTTGGTGGATATGTTTCGCAGCAAGTTGAATCGCTACCCCATTGATCCCTCAGTCATTGAACTGGAGATCACTGAAACCACGCTGATGCGGCAACCCGACGCCAGCATCCGCCTGCTGAATAATCTTCACGAGTTAGGCCTGCGCATCGCCGTAGATGACTTTGGCACCGGCTACAGCTCCCTGGCGTACCTCACCCGCCTGCCTATCGATATTTTGAAAATCGATAAGTGCTTCTTTCTGGAAGCGCAGCACGATGAACGCAACAAGAAAGTCATAGAAACCGTCGTCGCCCTCGGACACCACCTCGGACTGAAAGTGACTGCGGAAGGGATCGAAAGCGACAAGCAATGGAATGACGCCAAGAAATCACGATGCGATCTGGCGCAAGGCTATTTATTCGGTAAGCCAACGCCCTGCGGCAGCCAGCCTTTAAAAGAATTCATGGAACACTTCCCGCGTATTCAGCGAAAGGCCTGA
- a CDS encoding response regulator, with protein MTGNQSTRLILVVEDSMDDYAAMQRAFTKAGLINPIVHCQLGEEALDYLFARNRFKDRGELPALILLDLNLPGIDGFEVLKQVKGDPELRRIPVIVLTTSSDERDIARCYLSGANTYVCKPVDLSGLIRAVGELKQYWFEIAVLPRGNEA; from the coding sequence ATGACAGGAAACCAGTCCACCCGGCTTATTCTGGTGGTCGAAGATAGCATGGATGATTATGCCGCCATGCAACGCGCCTTCACCAAAGCAGGGTTGATCAATCCCATTGTCCACTGTCAGTTGGGAGAGGAAGCCCTGGATTACCTGTTTGCGCGCAACCGTTTTAAAGACAGAGGCGAACTGCCCGCGTTGATTCTGTTGGACCTTAATCTTCCCGGTATTGACGGCTTTGAAGTGCTGAAGCAAGTCAAAGGCGATCCGGAACTGCGACGCATTCCCGTAATCGTACTCACCACATCCAGCGATGAAAGGGATATCGCCCGCTGTTACCTCTCTGGAGCGAACACCTACGTCTGCAAACCGGTCGATCTATCCGGTTTGATTCGAGCAGTTGGCGAGCTCAAGCAGTACTGGTTTGAAATTGCAGTTCTACCACGCGGCAACGAGGCATGA
- a CDS encoding sigma-54-dependent Fis family transcriptional regulator: METLDCIAFSPSSQHHSEFSRILPELGYRPQFVSGDVWLNKPQPCSSAITLFLLGAQPYPKDAILAALTPEQRGRSLCVYSSDAGEWDADFMQRFDEFVRWPCHKAELALRLDRLRHREGGDADTYDSHQDIALWEQFDALNMIGRSASFTATLRLITRIARCDAAVLIEGETGTGKEMAARAIHYLGERRQFPFIPVNCGALPEQLLENELFGHAKGAFTDAKSAQPGLIELANRGTLFLDEIDSLSAKAQVALLRFLQTREYRPLGCAGYRTADIRVIAATNANLAQQVAQGMFREDLFFRLHILTLTMPALRGREEDIELLSRYMLQRFSQQYRRPEKQLNLATLQALKSYAWPGNVRELENLLQREYLLSDNAELQFSLPSSPGATTPQFDISFEAQSFNDAKSAVIRRFESDYLNWLMETTRGNISEAARRSGKERRALGKMIKKHGIDKTRFRASSTNDRA, from the coding sequence ATGGAAACCTTAGACTGCATCGCCTTCAGCCCTTCATCGCAACATCACTCTGAGTTCAGCCGGATTCTGCCAGAGCTGGGCTACCGTCCTCAGTTTGTGTCCGGTGACGTCTGGCTGAATAAACCTCAGCCCTGCTCAAGCGCTATTACTCTTTTTTTACTGGGCGCCCAGCCGTATCCCAAAGACGCTATCCTCGCCGCCCTCACGCCAGAACAGCGCGGCCGCAGTCTGTGTGTGTACAGCTCCGACGCGGGAGAGTGGGACGCAGATTTCATGCAACGCTTCGATGAGTTTGTGCGCTGGCCCTGTCATAAGGCGGAGCTGGCCTTGCGACTGGACCGATTACGTCATCGGGAAGGTGGTGATGCAGATACATATGACTCTCATCAGGATATCGCCTTGTGGGAACAATTCGATGCGCTGAATATGATCGGTCGCTCCGCCTCGTTCACCGCTACATTGCGTCTGATAACCCGCATTGCGCGCTGCGACGCGGCAGTGTTGATCGAAGGCGAAACCGGCACGGGTAAGGAGATGGCGGCGCGGGCGATTCATTATCTGGGGGAGCGCCGACAGTTTCCGTTTATTCCCGTTAATTGCGGCGCCTTACCTGAGCAATTACTGGAAAATGAGTTGTTCGGCCACGCCAAGGGCGCTTTCACCGACGCCAAAAGCGCACAGCCAGGATTAATCGAATTAGCCAACCGGGGAACCCTTTTTCTCGACGAAATAGACAGCCTGTCAGCCAAAGCCCAGGTCGCCCTGCTCCGATTTCTGCAAACCCGAGAATATCGCCCACTGGGCTGTGCAGGATACCGCACCGCGGATATTCGCGTTATTGCCGCCACCAACGCCAACCTGGCGCAGCAGGTAGCGCAGGGAATGTTTCGCGAAGACCTTTTCTTTCGCCTGCATATCCTGACCCTGACCATGCCAGCACTGCGGGGCCGCGAAGAGGACATTGAGCTGCTGTCCCGGTATATGTTGCAACGTTTCAGCCAACAATACCGTCGTCCCGAGAAACAGCTCAACCTGGCGACCTTGCAAGCGCTGAAGTCCTACGCCTGGCCGGGAAACGTGAGAGAGCTGGAGAATCTGCTGCAACGGGAATATTTGCTCAGTGATAACGCAGAGCTGCAGTTTTCTCTGCCCTCGTCCCCCGGCGCTACTACGCCGCAGTTTGACATCAGCTTCGAAGCGCAGTCGTTTAATGACGCCAAAAGCGCCGTGATTCGGCGCTTTGAGAGCGACTATCTGAACTGGTTGATGGAGACGACTCGTGGAAATATCAGTGAAGCGGCGCGCCGGTCAGGTAAAGAGCGGCGCGCCTTAGGAAAAATGATCAAAAAACATGGTATCGATAAAACCCGCTTCAGGGCTTCTTCTACAAACGACAGAGCCTGA
- a CDS encoding carbonic anhydrase, translating to MKDIIEGFLKFQREAFPERKELFKDLATQQQPRTLFISCSDSRLVPELVTQREPGDLFVIRNAGNIVPPYGPEPGGVSASVEYAVAALRVADIVVCGHSNCGAMTAVATCQCIDHMPAVAHWLRYADSAKVVNQARKHADERAKIEDMVRENVIAQLANLQTHPSVRLALQEGRLTMHGWFYDIESGGIEAYDGSRHAFVPLAEHPEARAIPGKLSHAV from the coding sequence GTGAAAGACATCATCGAAGGCTTTCTGAAGTTCCAGCGCGAAGCATTTCCTGAGCGTAAGGAGTTGTTCAAAGACCTCGCTACTCAGCAGCAGCCGCGTACTCTGTTTATTTCCTGTTCCGACAGCCGCCTGGTTCCGGAACTGGTCACCCAGAGAGAGCCGGGGGATCTCTTCGTCATTCGTAATGCGGGGAATATTGTGCCTCCCTATGGACCGGAGCCCGGTGGGGTGTCGGCCTCGGTGGAATACGCCGTGGCGGCGTTGCGGGTAGCCGACATCGTTGTGTGTGGGCATTCCAACTGCGGCGCTATGACGGCCGTCGCTACCTGCCAATGCATCGATCACATGCCTGCAGTCGCTCACTGGTTGCGCTATGCGGACTCCGCCAAAGTGGTGAATCAGGCGCGTAAGCACGCCGATGAACGAGCGAAGATTGAAGATATGGTGAGAGAGAATGTCATCGCCCAGCTGGCGAACTTGCAGACGCATCCGTCTGTGCGACTGGCGCTGCAGGAAGGCCGCCTCACCATGCATGGCTGGTTCTATGACATCGAATCCGGCGGCATTGAGGCTTACGACGGTTCCCGACATGCATTCGTGCCGCTGGCGGAACATCCTGAAGCGCGGGCGATTCCAGGGAAGTTGTCGCACGCAGTTTAA
- a CDS encoding PAS domain S-box protein: protein MSIIDRLLSGDYMPHGHCLLWQYDLLIMHVGSDLVIAVSYFSIPLALLYFIYRKRQFELNWTLALFACFILFCGMTHVMEIINVWNGYYYAEGAIKVATALVSAITAIVVWPLLPKITQLPSFNEWRELTDSLQNKLALSSLRSDELTQVKAYLEEQVAQRTEELQNLNRRLERENIERRLAEERANTISNAVGYGLVVVNSDGLIQSFNSVLTEMLGYSKDELKQQPIELLLPESIRHQHQIQRNAYLKRPETRKMGVGRDLWARHKNGGQIPVEVGLTAVHEHDTHTIIATVIDITERKRMQEQIEQAHQKYIRETNEIQKALKESEAKFRTIAETLPGVVWMSAPGLDRIYFINRRYEEIWGRSCQSLYENPRGFIDAIVPEDRDRIIKGLERHKQGEWTHSYRIIDAWGSLRYIEDKGHGVLDDDGRLICLIGMAADVTEQIKHKEALLRSNQELDDFAYIASHDLKEPLRGISNYASFLIEDYQDRLDDSGRQMLQSLVRLTSRMERLITELLHYSRLGRTELSIESCNLNTVVIEVIETLEPRLNELGVACRIANKLPEIKCDRVRVAEVFRNLITNSMKYNDKEEKWVTVGSFEENSQHIFYVKDNGIGISSNLYEKIFKIFKRLHPQDKYGGTGVGLTIVKKIVERHGGRIWLDSSNGEGTTFYFTLDSQS, encoded by the coding sequence ATGTCAATTATCGACCGGCTTCTCTCCGGCGACTATATGCCTCATGGTCACTGTCTGCTCTGGCAATATGATCTGCTGATCATGCATGTGGGATCGGATCTGGTTATCGCCGTCTCCTATTTCAGCATCCCCCTGGCTCTGTTGTATTTCATTTATCGCAAACGGCAATTCGAACTGAATTGGACACTCGCCCTGTTCGCCTGCTTCATCCTGTTTTGCGGGATGACTCACGTCATGGAAATCATCAATGTCTGGAACGGGTACTACTACGCGGAAGGCGCCATCAAGGTCGCGACAGCGCTGGTTTCCGCCATTACCGCCATTGTCGTTTGGCCCCTGTTGCCGAAGATCACCCAGCTCCCTTCCTTCAATGAATGGCGCGAACTCACAGATAGTTTGCAGAACAAGCTGGCGTTGAGCAGCTTGCGCAGTGATGAACTTACCCAGGTAAAAGCCTATCTGGAAGAACAGGTAGCGCAGCGCACGGAAGAGCTGCAGAATCTCAACCGCCGCCTGGAGCGCGAGAATATCGAGCGTCGACTCGCGGAAGAACGCGCCAACACAATCAGCAACGCTGTCGGTTATGGCCTGGTGGTGGTCAACAGCGATGGCCTGATCCAGTCCTTCAACTCCGTCCTGACAGAAATGTTGGGATATTCCAAAGATGAGCTGAAACAGCAGCCGATCGAACTGCTATTGCCGGAAAGCATCCGCCACCAGCACCAAATCCAACGCAACGCCTACTTGAAACGCCCGGAAACCCGCAAGATGGGTGTCGGCCGGGACTTGTGGGCGCGGCATAAGAATGGCGGCCAGATCCCCGTGGAAGTCGGTCTGACCGCCGTCCACGAGCATGACACCCACACCATTATCGCCACTGTCATCGACATCACCGAACGCAAGCGCATGCAGGAGCAAATCGAACAGGCGCACCAGAAATACATCCGTGAAACCAATGAAATCCAAAAAGCGCTGAAAGAAAGCGAAGCGAAGTTCCGCACCATCGCAGAAACCCTGCCCGGCGTGGTCTGGATGTCCGCCCCCGGACTGGACCGCATCTACTTCATCAACCGCCGCTACGAGGAAATCTGGGGGCGCAGTTGCCAATCTTTGTATGAAAATCCCAGGGGCTTTATCGACGCCATCGTGCCGGAGGACCGCGATCGCATCATTAAAGGACTGGAAAGACACAAGCAGGGAGAATGGACCCATAGTTATCGCATCATCGACGCCTGGGGCTCACTGCGCTATATCGAAGACAAAGGGCATGGCGTGCTGGACGACGATGGACGGCTCATTTGCCTGATCGGCATGGCGGCGGACGTCACGGAGCAGATCAAACACAAGGAAGCGTTGTTGCGCTCAAATCAGGAGCTGGACGATTTCGCCTATATCGCCTCCCATGACCTGAAGGAGCCTCTGCGCGGCATCAGCAACTACGCTTCCTTTCTAATAGAAGATTATCAAGACAGACTGGACGACAGCGGCCGTCAAATGCTGCAAAGTCTGGTGCGCCTGACCAGCCGCATGGAACGCCTGATCACAGAATTGTTGCATTACTCCCGCCTGGGTAGAACCGAACTGTCCATAGAAAGCTGCAACCTGAACACGGTCGTCATCGAAGTGATCGAGACGCTGGAGCCGCGCCTTAATGAATTGGGGGTCGCCTGCCGAATCGCCAACAAACTGCCGGAAATAAAATGCGACCGCGTCAGAGTGGCGGAAGTGTTCCGCAACCTCATCACCAACTCCATGAAGTATAACGACAAAGAGGAAAAATGGGTCACTGTGGGCAGCTTTGAGGAAAACTCTCAACACATTTTTTACGTCAAGGATAACGGCATAGGCATCAGCTCCAATCTGTATGAGAAGATTTTCAAGATCTTCAAACGCCTCCATCCCCAGGATAAATATGGCGGCACCGGCGTCGGCCTGACCATTGTGAAAAAAATCGTGGAGCGCCATGGCGGCCGAATCTGGCTGGACTCCTCCAACGGCGAAGGCACCACCTTTTACTTCACTTTAGACAGTCAGAGCTAA
- a CDS encoding CocE/NonD family hydrolase, producing the protein MNVTLRSVLLWTLLALGWSSLASANICVNFDLPDHTDYRFNDNIKVTAHDGLSLDANLFIPNTPPPAGGYPTVIFINSWVLDEHEYFLQAAKYAERGYQALSYSSRGWGCSEGMVDVAGPNDMADLSAMVDWLLANTQADPNAIGVTGISYGSGISLLGLAHEPRIKTAVAMSTWGDLVESLYAQQTPRLFWGFFLVSSGLITANMDPAIAQKYRNLVEHKNIPETMAWGYERSPSRVVDQINARQAPVYLANSFGDNLFQPNNLLRFFEQLSGPKRLDLNQGTHASAEGLGLLGIPNYTWDNARDWFDYWLKGEDTGIMARPPLTMLTDLKHKREEYAAWPIPGAQTRTLYMHPRGLLSNGGLSNAQYDSWLTRTNTIYSGLDSGASTGIPLLSALLDGLGLPVYASMPLINRVHGIVYQSGALSETLKIRGMAKIHLNIEPSYNKVQLNAYLYDVDALGVGKLITHAPATLHDATPWRDQSLDMELTAAAYDVPAGHRIAIAFDTFDILYGPPTLTPYAVSFRHSNVAQSYLELPEAP; encoded by the coding sequence ATGAACGTCACGTTACGATCCGTTCTGTTATGGACCCTGTTAGCGCTTGGCTGGTCCAGTCTCGCCAGCGCCAATATCTGCGTCAATTTTGACCTGCCTGATCACACCGATTATCGCTTTAACGACAACATCAAGGTCACCGCCCACGACGGTCTTTCTCTCGACGCCAACCTGTTCATCCCCAATACGCCGCCTCCGGCTGGCGGCTACCCTACCGTGATTTTCATCAACAGCTGGGTGTTGGACGAGCATGAATACTTTCTGCAAGCGGCCAAATATGCAGAAAGAGGCTATCAGGCGCTGAGCTACAGTTCCCGGGGCTGGGGCTGTTCCGAGGGCATGGTGGATGTAGCCGGCCCCAACGATATGGCGGACCTGTCAGCCATGGTGGATTGGCTGTTGGCCAATACCCAGGCCGATCCCAACGCTATCGGCGTCACCGGCATTTCCTACGGCTCGGGCATCAGCCTGTTAGGGCTGGCTCATGAGCCGCGCATCAAAACCGCCGTCGCCATGAGCACCTGGGGAGATTTGGTAGAGTCCCTGTACGCGCAGCAAACACCACGTTTGTTCTGGGGCTTTTTCCTCGTGTCCAGCGGCCTGATCACCGCCAATATGGACCCTGCTATCGCGCAAAAATATCGCAACCTGGTGGAGCATAAAAATATCCCGGAAACCATGGCCTGGGGCTATGAACGTTCCCCCTCCCGCGTCGTGGATCAGATCAACGCTCGCCAGGCGCCGGTATATCTGGCCAACAGCTTTGGCGACAACCTGTTCCAACCAAACAATCTGCTACGCTTCTTCGAACAGCTCAGCGGGCCCAAGCGTCTGGATCTGAATCAGGGCACGCACGCTTCCGCAGAAGGACTCGGCTTGCTTGGCATTCCCAACTATACCTGGGACAACGCAAGAGACTGGTTTGACTATTGGCTGAAAGGCGAAGATACCGGCATCATGGCGCGCCCTCCCCTGACCATGCTGACCGACCTCAAACACAAGCGGGAAGAATACGCCGCGTGGCCCATCCCCGGCGCGCAAACACGCACGTTGTATATGCACCCTAGAGGACTGCTCAGCAACGGCGGCTTATCAAACGCTCAATACGATTCCTGGTTGACTCGCACCAACACGATCTATTCCGGGCTCGATTCCGGCGCCAGCACCGGCATTCCCCTTCTGTCCGCACTGCTGGATGGGCTGGGCCTGCCGGTTTACGCCTCCATGCCGCTGATCAATCGCGTTCATGGCATCGTCTATCAGAGCGGCGCGCTATCCGAAACACTGAAAATTCGTGGAATGGCGAAAATCCATCTGAATATCGAACCCAGCTACAACAAGGTGCAGTTAAATGCCTATCTGTACGACGTCGATGCGCTGGGCGTAGGCAAACTGATTACCCATGCGCCGGCCACGCTGCACGACGCCACGCCCTGGCGGGACCAGAGTCTGGACATGGAGTTGACGGCGGCGGCTTACGATGTGCCCGCTGGACATCGCATCGCCATTGCCTTCGATACCTTCGATATTCTTTACGGCCCGCCGACGTTGACGCCTTACGCCGTCAGCTTCCGCCATAGCAACGTCGCACAGTCTTAT